A genome region from Streptomyces xanthophaeus includes the following:
- the pstB gene encoding phosphate ABC transporter ATP-binding protein PstB, with the protein MAKRIDVSGLSAFYGTHKAIDDISMTVEPRSVTAFIGPSGCGKSTFLRTLNRMHEVTPGGRVEGKVLLDDENLYGTGVDPVAVRRTVGMVFQRPNPFPTMSIFDNVAAGLRLNGSFKKSELTDIVEKSLQGANLWNEVKDRLNKPGSGLSGGQQQRLCIARAIAVEPQVLLMDEPCSALDPISTLAIEDLIGELKERFTIVIVTHNMQQAARVSDRTAFFNLSAVGQPGKLIELDDTDRIFSNPSVQATEDYISGRFG; encoded by the coding sequence ATGGCGAAGCGAATCGACGTCTCCGGACTGTCCGCCTTCTACGGCACCCACAAGGCCATCGATGACATCTCGATGACCGTGGAGCCCCGCTCCGTGACGGCCTTCATCGGCCCCTCCGGCTGCGGCAAGTCCACCTTCCTGCGCACCCTCAACCGCATGCACGAGGTCACCCCCGGCGGCCGCGTCGAGGGCAAGGTCCTGCTGGACGACGAGAACCTGTACGGCACCGGCGTGGACCCCGTCGCGGTCCGCCGCACGGTCGGCATGGTCTTCCAGCGCCCGAACCCCTTCCCCACCATGTCGATCTTCGACAACGTGGCGGCGGGCCTGCGCCTCAACGGCAGCTTCAAGAAGTCCGAGCTCACGGACATAGTCGAGAAGTCGCTCCAGGGCGCCAACCTCTGGAACGAGGTCAAGGACCGCCTGAACAAGCCCGGCTCCGGCCTCTCCGGCGGCCAGCAGCAGCGTCTGTGCATCGCCCGCGCCATCGCGGTCGAGCCCCAGGTCCTGCTGATGGACGAGCCCTGCTCGGCCCTGGACCCGATCTCCACCCTGGCGATCGAGGACCTGATCGGCGAGCTCAAGGAGCGCTTCACGATCGTCATCGTGACGCACAACATGCAGCAGGCGGCCCGCGTCTCCGACCGCACCGCCTTCTTCAACCTCTCGGCCGTCGGCCAGCCCGGCAAGCTCATCGAGCTCGACGACACGGACCGGATCTTCTCGAACCCGTCCGTCCAGGCGACCGAGGACTACATCTCGGGTCGCTTCGGCTAA
- a CDS encoding NlpC/P60 family protein — protein MIGGISFGACLCFVALLVVGTYSAAAGIATGGGRPVGLAKGAVPGKYQALVQKWGVLCPTLSPAVLAAQLYSESGWDPHIVSPADARGIAQFIPGTWATHGIDGDGDGDRDIWDPDDAIPSAASYDCELARYVSKVPGDPVANMLAAYNAGPGAVMQHQGVPPFRETQGYVKAITTLAKSFERPVGRVAPSQQAAGAIYFAQKQLGTPYLWGGNGTPDQDGRFDCSGLTKAAYETVGIELPRVANDQYNAGAHPSRDQLLPGDLVFFSDDLTNSREIRHVGLYVGGGYMINAPYTGAVIRFDKIDTPDYFGATRVTKDGAEALPERSAPARAA, from the coding sequence GTGATCGGCGGGATCAGCTTCGGAGCGTGTCTGTGCTTCGTCGCTCTCCTCGTGGTCGGCACGTACTCCGCCGCCGCGGGCATCGCGACCGGCGGCGGCCGTCCCGTCGGCCTCGCCAAGGGCGCGGTGCCCGGAAAGTACCAGGCCCTGGTGCAGAAGTGGGGCGTTCTCTGCCCGACCCTGAGCCCGGCCGTCCTCGCCGCCCAGCTCTACTCCGAGAGCGGCTGGGACCCGCACATCGTCAGTCCCGCCGATGCGCGCGGCATCGCCCAGTTCATCCCCGGCACCTGGGCCACGCACGGCATCGACGGGGACGGCGACGGCGACCGTGACATCTGGGACCCGGACGACGCCATTCCCTCGGCCGCTTCGTACGACTGCGAACTCGCCCGCTATGTGAGCAAGGTCCCCGGGGATCCCGTCGCGAACATGCTGGCCGCCTACAACGCCGGCCCGGGCGCGGTGATGCAGCACCAGGGAGTGCCTCCGTTCCGCGAGACCCAGGGGTACGTGAAGGCCATCACCACCCTGGCCAAGAGTTTCGAGCGGCCCGTCGGGCGGGTGGCGCCCTCGCAGCAGGCTGCCGGGGCGATTTACTTCGCGCAGAAGCAGCTCGGGACGCCGTATCTGTGGGGTGGCAACGGGACGCCCGATCAGGACGGGCGGTTCGACTGTTCCGGGTTGACCAAGGCCGCGTACGAGACCGTGGGGATCGAGTTGCCGCGCGTGGCGAACGACCAGTACAACGCCGGGGCGCACCCTTCGCGCGATCAACTCCTGCCCGGCGACCTGGTCTTCTTCTCCGATGATCTGACGAACTCTCGGGAGATCCGGCACGTCGGTCTCTACGTGGGCGGCGGGTACATGATCAACGCCCCTTACACCGGTGCCGTGATCCGGTTCGACAAGATCGACACCCCGGACTACTTCGGTGCGACGCGCGTGACCAAGGACGGTGCGGAGGCCCTTCCGGAGCGTTCCGCTCCCGCTCGCGCAGCATAG
- a CDS encoding metal-sensitive transcriptional regulator yields MTTIEAEGSGAVHGYHHQKDEHLKRLRRIEGQIRGLQRLVDEDVYCIDILTQVSASTKALQSFALQLLEEHLRHCVADAAVKGGAEIDAKVEEATKAIARLLRT; encoded by the coding sequence ATGACGACCATCGAGGCGGAGGGCTCCGGAGCCGTCCACGGCTATCACCACCAGAAGGACGAGCACCTCAAGCGGCTGCGCCGGATCGAGGGCCAGATCCGCGGCCTCCAGCGGCTCGTCGACGAGGACGTCTACTGCATCGACATACTCACCCAGGTCTCGGCGAGCACGAAGGCACTGCAGTCCTTCGCGCTCCAGCTGCTGGAGGAACACCTGCGCCACTGCGTCGCCGACGCCGCGGTCAAGGGCGGCGCCGAGATCGACGCAAAGGTCGAGGAAGCCACCAAGGCCATCGCCCGCCTCCTGCGCACCTGA
- a CDS encoding DUF47 domain-containing protein, which yields MRFRLTPRETSFYDMFAASADNIVTGSKLLMELLGADSSARAEIAERMRAAEHAGDDATHAIFHQLNSSFITPFDREDIYNLASSLDDIMDFMEEAVDLVVLYNVEELPKGVEQQIEVLARAAELTAEAMPHLRTMDNLTEYWIEVNRLENQADQIHRKLLAQLFNGKYDAIEVLKLKQIVDVLEEAADAFEHVANTVETIAVKES from the coding sequence GTGCGATTTCGTCTGACCCCCAGGGAGACGAGCTTCTACGACATGTTCGCCGCATCCGCGGACAACATCGTCACGGGCTCCAAGCTCCTGATGGAACTGCTCGGAGCGGACTCCTCCGCCCGGGCCGAGATCGCGGAGCGGATGCGGGCAGCGGAGCACGCGGGGGACGACGCCACTCACGCGATCTTCCACCAGCTGAACTCCTCCTTCATCACGCCGTTCGACCGCGAGGACATCTACAACCTGGCCTCGTCGCTCGACGACATCATGGACTTCATGGAGGAGGCCGTCGACCTCGTCGTCCTCTACAACGTGGAGGAGCTGCCCAAGGGTGTCGAGCAGCAGATCGAGGTGCTGGCGCGCGCGGCCGAGCTGACCGCCGAGGCCATGCCGCACCTGCGGACGATGGACAACCTGACCGAGTACTGGATCGAGGTCAACCGCCTCGAGAACCAGGCGGACCAGATCCACCGCAAGCTGCTCGCCCAGCTCTTCAACGGCAAGTACGACGCCATCGAGGTGCTGAAGCTCAAGCAGATCGTCGACGTGCTCGAAGAGGCGGCCGACGCGTTCGAGCACGTTGCGAACACGGTGGAGACCATCGCGGTCAAGGAGTCCTGA
- a CDS encoding phosphatase PAP2 family protein has translation MAGLTTGGPNVDVSLLYEINGAARHAPAWLDRVVSLAGEYGILLALVLLVLWCWRGARRQEEAAAVESVAALVWAPLAAGLALLVNVPLREFVGRPRPFRQHEGLQVLDPAFGWGLGRTEFSFVSGHTTLAMALGVGLFVANRKFGLLGIGLAFAEGLCRVYMGIHYPTDVIGGLALGTAVVLVLAPLAMAALTPLVRAVARSRRGVRLVRAKNAALPRPVGLPQAQTPPAGQRTHESDLAA, from the coding sequence ATGGCTGGACTCACAACAGGTGGGCCGAACGTGGATGTCAGCCTGCTGTACGAGATCAACGGAGCCGCCCGGCACGCTCCGGCGTGGCTGGACCGGGTCGTGAGCCTGGCCGGGGAGTACGGGATCCTGCTGGCCCTGGTGCTCCTGGTCCTGTGGTGCTGGCGCGGCGCCCGCCGGCAGGAGGAGGCCGCCGCCGTCGAGTCCGTCGCCGCGCTCGTCTGGGCCCCGCTGGCCGCCGGGCTGGCCCTGCTCGTGAATGTGCCGCTGCGTGAATTCGTGGGGCGGCCGCGCCCGTTCCGCCAGCACGAGGGCCTGCAAGTCCTCGACCCCGCCTTCGGCTGGGGGCTCGGGCGCACCGAGTTCTCCTTCGTCAGCGGCCACACCACCCTCGCGATGGCCCTGGGTGTAGGCCTGTTCGTGGCGAACCGGAAGTTCGGCCTCCTGGGGATCGGGCTGGCCTTCGCCGAGGGCCTGTGCCGGGTCTACATGGGCATCCACTACCCGACCGACGTCATCGGCGGCCTCGCCCTCGGCACCGCGGTGGTGCTCGTGCTCGCGCCGCTCGCCATGGCGGCGCTGACCCCGTTGGTGCGGGCGGTGGCCCGCTCCCGGCGCGGTGTCCGGCTCGTACGGGCCAAGAACGCCGCGCTTCCCCGGCCGGTCGGCCTCCCGCAGGCACAGACCCCGCCGGCGGGGCAGCGTACGCACGAGAGCGACCTCGCCGCCTGA
- a CDS encoding inorganic phosphate transporter, protein MDTFALVVTIGVALGFTYTNGFHDSANAIATSVSTRALTPRAALAMAAVMNLAGAFLGSGVAKTVSQGLIETPTGATGMWILFAALVGAIVWNLITWYFGLPSSSSHALFGGMVGAALAGGTEVIWSGVLDKVVIPMFVSPVVGLVVGYLVMVAILWMFRRSNPHKAKHGFRIAQTVSAAAMALGHGLQDAQKTMGIVVMALVIADVQSADAPIPVWVKVVCAVMLSLGTYAGGWRIMRTLGRKIIELDPPQGFAAETTGASIMFGSAYLFHAPISTTHVITSAIMGVGATKRVNAVRWGVAKNIILGWFITMPAAALVAALSFWIVDLAFV, encoded by the coding sequence GTGGACACCTTTGCTCTGGTCGTGACCATCGGTGTCGCGCTCGGCTTCACGTATACGAACGGTTTCCACGACTCGGCGAACGCGATCGCGACGTCCGTCTCGACGCGGGCGCTGACCCCGCGCGCGGCGCTGGCGATGGCGGCCGTGATGAACCTCGCCGGCGCCTTCCTGGGCAGCGGCGTGGCCAAGACGGTCAGCCAGGGCCTGATCGAGACGCCCACGGGCGCCACGGGCATGTGGATCCTTTTCGCGGCGCTGGTCGGCGCGATCGTCTGGAACCTGATCACCTGGTACTTCGGGCTGCCCTCGTCCTCCTCGCACGCGCTGTTCGGCGGCATGGTGGGCGCGGCGCTGGCCGGCGGGACGGAGGTGATCTGGTCGGGAGTCCTCGACAAGGTCGTCATCCCGATGTTCGTCTCGCCGGTCGTCGGTCTGGTCGTCGGTTACCTGGTGATGGTGGCCATCCTGTGGATGTTCCGCCGGTCCAACCCGCACAAGGCGAAGCACGGCTTCCGTATCGCGCAGACGGTCTCGGCGGCCGCGATGGCCCTCGGGCACGGTCTGCAGGATGCGCAGAAGACGATGGGCATCGTCGTGATGGCCCTGGTCATCGCCGATGTGCAGAGCGCCGACGCGCCGATCCCGGTCTGGGTCAAGGTCGTGTGCGCCGTGATGCTGTCGCTGGGTACGTACGCGGGTGGCTGGCGCATCATGCGTACGCTCGGCCGCAAGATCATCGAGCTGGACCCGCCGCAGGGCTTCGCGGCGGAGACCACGGGTGCCTCGATCATGTTCGGTTCGGCGTACCTCTTCCACGCGCCGATCTCCACCACCCACGTGATCACCTCGGCGATCATGGGTGTGGGCGCGACCAAGCGCGTGAACGCGGTCCGCTGGGGCGTCGCCAAGAACATCATCCTGGGCTGGTTCATCACCATGCCGGCTGCGGCCTTGGTCGCGGCGCTCAGCTTCTGGATCGTGGACCTGGCCTTCGTGTAG
- the pstC gene encoding phosphate ABC transporter permease subunit PstC yields MASTTPTQIDTAPPVTRSGGSTGRAGDKIFAGLSKGSGILLLVIMASIAAFLTYRASIALSKNEGNFLTTFDWNASANPPVFGIAVLLFGTVVSSIVAMAIAVPIAVGIALFISHYAPRKLAAPLAYVVDLLAAVPSIIYGIWGALFLVPQLNGLNLWLDEYLGWTYVFEKTQVGVARSLFTVGILLAIMILPIVTSVSREVFLQVPRMNEEAALALGATRWEVIRMSVLPFGRSGVISASMLGLGRALGETMAVATVLSPSFLISGHILNPGGGTFAQNIAAKFDEANEFGRDALIASGLVLFLLTLLVNGAARLIIARRKDFSGANA; encoded by the coding sequence ATGGCTTCCACCACACCCACCCAGATAGACACGGCTCCGCCTGTCACCCGTAGCGGAGGATCCACCGGTCGCGCCGGTGACAAGATCTTCGCCGGGCTCTCCAAGGGCTCCGGCATCCTGCTCCTGGTGATCATGGCGTCGATCGCCGCCTTCCTCACCTACCGCGCCTCGATCGCCCTGTCGAAGAACGAGGGGAACTTCCTCACCACCTTCGACTGGAACGCGTCGGCCAACCCGCCCGTCTTCGGCATCGCCGTCCTGCTCTTCGGCACCGTCGTCAGCTCGATCGTCGCGATGGCCATCGCCGTCCCGATCGCTGTCGGCATCGCCCTGTTCATCTCGCACTACGCGCCGCGCAAGCTGGCCGCGCCCCTCGCCTACGTGGTCGACCTGCTGGCCGCCGTGCCGTCGATCATCTACGGCATCTGGGGCGCCCTCTTCCTCGTCCCGCAGCTCAACGGCCTGAACCTCTGGCTGGACGAGTACCTCGGCTGGACGTACGTGTTCGAGAAGACCCAGGTCGGCGTCGCCCGCTCGCTCTTCACCGTCGGCATCCTGCTCGCGATCATGATCCTGCCGATCGTGACCAGCGTCAGCCGTGAGGTCTTCCTCCAGGTCCCGCGCATGAACGAGGAGGCCGCCCTGGCCCTCGGCGCGACCCGCTGGGAGGTCATCCGCATGTCGGTGCTGCCCTTCGGCCGCTCCGGCGTCATCTCCGCCTCGATGCTCGGCCTCGGCCGCGCGCTCGGCGAGACCATGGCCGTCGCGACCGTCCTCTCCCCGAGCTTCCTGATCTCCGGCCACATCCTGAACCCGGGCGGCGGCACCTTCGCGCAGAACATCGCCGCGAAGTTCGACGAGGCCAACGAGTTCGGCCGCGACGCGCTGATCGCCTCCGGTCTCGTCCTCTTCCTGCTCACCCTGCTGGTCAACGGTGCAGCTCGCCTGATCATCGCTCGCCGCAAGGACTTCTCGGGGGCGAACGCCTGA
- the pstA gene encoding phosphate ABC transporter permease PstA: MSHAIQDQRPTRARKSAAPAGLTRGGLPRWAPAAIAALSIALGCGIGLAFGLQSKIQWGLLAALLFVAITYTASAVIENRRQAKDRVATSLVWVCFVLAVIPLLSLMWTTISRGLELLSSNFLSHSMNGVTSFDEGGGVYHALLGTIEQVALATLIAAPIGLLTAVYLVEYGKGRLAKSVTFFVDVMTGIPSIVAGLFILTTWNLMLGFGPSGFAGAMALSILMMPVVVRSTEEMLKLVPNELREAALALGVPKWRVILKVVLPTAIGGISTGVMLAVARIAGETAPIMLLVFGTQLINGNPFEGAQSSLPLYIWEQYKVGSEPSYDRAWAAALVLIAFVMILNLVARGIARWKAPKTGR; this comes from the coding sequence ATGAGCCACGCAATCCAGGACCAGCGGCCCACCCGGGCCCGCAAGTCCGCCGCCCCCGCCGGCCTCACCCGCGGCGGCCTGCCCCGCTGGGCCCCGGCCGCCATCGCGGCCCTGTCGATCGCCCTCGGCTGCGGCATCGGCCTCGCCTTCGGCCTCCAGAGCAAGATCCAGTGGGGTCTGCTCGCGGCACTGCTCTTCGTCGCCATCACGTACACCGCCAGCGCGGTGATCGAGAACCGCCGGCAGGCCAAGGACCGCGTCGCGACCTCCCTCGTGTGGGTCTGCTTCGTCCTCGCGGTCATCCCGCTGCTCTCGCTGATGTGGACCACGATCAGCCGCGGCCTGGAGCTCCTGAGCAGCAACTTCCTCAGCCACTCCATGAACGGCGTGACCAGCTTCGACGAGGGCGGCGGCGTCTACCACGCCCTGCTCGGCACCATCGAGCAGGTCGCCCTCGCCACGCTGATCGCGGCCCCCATCGGCCTGCTGACCGCCGTCTACCTCGTCGAGTACGGCAAGGGCCGCCTGGCCAAGTCCGTCACCTTCTTCGTCGACGTCATGACCGGCATCCCCTCCATCGTCGCGGGTCTGTTCATCCTGACGACCTGGAACCTGATGCTCGGCTTCGGCCCGTCCGGCTTCGCCGGCGCCATGGCCCTGTCGATCCTGATGATGCCGGTCGTGGTCCGCTCCACCGAGGAGATGCTCAAGCTCGTCCCGAACGAGCTGCGCGAGGCCGCCCTCGCCCTCGGTGTGCCGAAGTGGCGCGTGATCCTCAAGGTCGTGCTCCCGACCGCCATCGGCGGTATCTCCACCGGCGTGATGCTGGCCGTCGCCCGCATCGCCGGCGAGACCGCCCCGATCATGCTGCTGGTCTTCGGCACCCAGCTGATCAACGGCAACCCCTTCGAAGGCGCCCAGTCCTCGCTCCCGCTCTACATTTGGGAGCAGTACAAGGTCGGTAGTGAACCCTCCTACGACCGGGCATGGGCCGCAGCGCTCGTCCTGATCGCCTTCGTCATGATCCTCAATCTGGTGGCCCGCGGCATCGCCCGCTGGAAGGCCCCGAAGACCGGTCGCTGA